In a single window of the Pseudogemmatithrix spongiicola genome:
- a CDS encoding metallophosphoesterase family protein has translation MVTAPIRVGLISDTHGLLRPQVHEVFAGVDRILHAGDVCSDTILVELGLIAPTQAVYGNCDDPWDPSLREALDVEIGGLRIHVQHGHELGRPRPAQVAAAYEADVCVYGHTHKQVIERVDGRLVINPGAAGPRRFDLKPCVAILTIADGAASAELVELAY, from the coding sequence ATGGTGACCGCCCCGATCCGCGTCGGCTTGATCAGCGACACGCACGGCCTGCTCCGCCCGCAGGTGCATGAGGTCTTCGCCGGGGTGGACCGCATCCTGCACGCCGGCGACGTCTGCAGCGACACGATCCTGGTGGAGCTCGGGCTGATCGCGCCGACGCAGGCCGTGTACGGCAACTGCGATGACCCCTGGGATCCCTCGCTGCGCGAGGCGCTCGACGTCGAGATCGGCGGCCTGCGCATTCACGTGCAGCACGGGCACGAGTTGGGCCGGCCGCGGCCAGCCCAAGTCGCCGCGGCCTATGAAGCCGACGTGTGCGTGTACGGCCACACGCACAAGCAGGTGATCGAGCGCGTCGACGGGCGGTTGGTCATCAACCCCGGCGCGGCCGGGCCGCGGCGCTTCGACCTCAAGCCCTGCGTGGCGATCCTGACGATCGCCGATGGGGCGGCCAGCGCGGAGCTC
- a CDS encoding UbiX family flavin prenyltransferase translates to MMRPASADAPLVMAITGASGAPYGIRLLEQLLVAERRVSLIVSSHGFRLLRTESEVGDLAGLRAAVGAERFDRLVTVFDDGDRGAAPASGSSLAGGMVICPCSMGTLASIAAGTSRSLVERAADVALKERRPLLLVTRETPLSLIHLENMRRVTMAGATVMPAAPGFYNRPTTIDEMVDFIVARALDHLGVPNTLAPRWGESAND, encoded by the coding sequence ATGATGCGCCCCGCTTCGGCCGACGCGCCGTTGGTGATGGCGATTACCGGTGCGTCCGGTGCGCCGTATGGTATCCGCCTGCTCGAGCAGCTGCTGGTGGCCGAGCGTCGCGTGTCGCTGATCGTGAGCTCGCATGGCTTTCGGCTGCTCCGGACGGAGAGCGAGGTCGGCGATCTCGCGGGACTGCGTGCGGCGGTCGGAGCGGAGCGTTTCGATCGGCTCGTGACGGTGTTCGACGATGGCGATCGCGGCGCGGCGCCGGCGTCGGGTTCGTCGCTGGCGGGCGGCATGGTCATCTGCCCCTGCTCGATGGGGACGCTGGCGAGCATCGCCGCGGGGACCTCGCGCTCGCTCGTCGAGCGCGCTGCCGACGTCGCGCTCAAGGAACGGCGGCCGCTGCTGCTGGTGACGCGGGAGACGCCGCTCTCGCTGATCCACCTGGAGAACATGCGGCGCGTGACGATGGCCGGGGCAACGGTCATGCCGGCCGCGCCCGGGTTCTACAATCGGCCGACGACGATCGATGAGATGGTGGATTTCATCGTCGCGCGGGCGTTGGATCACCTCGGCGTGCCGAATACGCTCGCACCGCGCTGGGGCGAGTCCGCGAACGACTGA